In Curtobacterium sp. MCPF17_002, one genomic interval encodes:
- a CDS encoding NfeD family protein, with translation MNSIDWIQTVVWIGLVLVLGVVEIFTLDFIFIMLAAGAAGGLIAGLLGAPWWLSAVIAAALALVLLSLVRPRLITALGRNADPHRTNVEGLIGLRGTVAVAFTSSAPGQVRLANGETWSARIASDSTDRTPPLGTPVVVESIEGSTAVVRLGERATS, from the coding sequence GTGAACTCGATCGATTGGATCCAGACCGTCGTCTGGATCGGACTGGTGCTCGTGCTCGGGGTGGTGGAGATCTTCACCCTCGACTTCATCTTCATCATGCTCGCGGCAGGCGCCGCCGGTGGGCTGATCGCCGGGCTCCTCGGTGCTCCGTGGTGGCTCTCCGCCGTCATCGCCGCCGCCCTCGCCCTGGTGCTGTTGTCGCTCGTCCGTCCGCGCCTCATCACGGCGCTCGGACGGAACGCCGACCCGCACCGCACCAACGTCGAAGGGCTGATCGGGCTCCGCGGCACCGTCGCCGTGGCGTTCACGTCGTCCGCGCCCGGGCAGGTGCGCCTGGCGAACGGCGAGACCTGGAGCGCCCGCATCGCATCCGACTCCACAGACCGAACACCGCCGCTCGGCACCCCCGTGGTCGTCGAGTCCATCGAGGGGTCGACAGCCGTCGTCCGCCTCGGAGAAAGGGCCACCTCGTGA
- a CDS encoding SPFH domain-containing protein, with protein MTISAGTIALLVLILIVVIFVIVVLSRAIRIVPQATAGIVERLGKYHKTLNPGLNLLVPFIDRLRPLLDMREQVVSFPPQPVITEDNLVVSIDTVVYFQVTDARAATYEIANYLGAVEQLTTTTLRNVVGGLNLEEALTSRDNINGQLRVVLDEATGKWGIRVGRVELKAIEPPVSIQDAMEQQLRAERSRRAAILQAEGTKQSQILEAEGQRQAAILAAEGDAKAQVLRAEGEASAIATVFEAIHTGDPDSKLLSYQYLQMLPKIAEGSANKLWMIPSEFTEALSGIAKGFSGGRTGSGPVGGGTGGDFLSKISKLANESLANTVSADAAAASAPRADATAADIVPESELDQRLAESNRSVDAHLAAADDETEQQLGGGASATPDATKAEDATKPDDASGHRFTDGSGRR; from the coding sequence GTGACCATCTCAGCCGGGACGATCGCTCTGCTCGTCCTCATCCTGATCGTCGTGATCTTCGTGATCGTCGTCTTGTCCCGCGCGATCCGCATCGTGCCGCAGGCGACCGCGGGCATCGTCGAACGACTCGGGAAGTACCACAAGACCCTCAACCCTGGGTTGAATCTTCTGGTCCCGTTCATCGACCGACTCCGCCCCCTCCTCGACATGCGCGAGCAGGTCGTCTCGTTCCCGCCGCAGCCGGTGATCACCGAGGACAACCTCGTGGTGTCCATCGACACGGTCGTGTACTTCCAGGTCACCGACGCCCGCGCCGCGACCTACGAGATCGCGAACTACCTCGGTGCCGTCGAGCAGCTCACCACGACCACGCTCCGCAACGTCGTCGGTGGCCTCAACCTCGAAGAGGCCCTGACCAGCCGCGACAACATCAACGGCCAGCTCCGCGTGGTGCTCGACGAGGCGACCGGCAAGTGGGGCATCCGCGTCGGTCGTGTCGAGCTCAAGGCGATCGAGCCGCCCGTGTCCATCCAGGACGCCATGGAGCAGCAGCTCCGTGCCGAGCGGAGCCGTCGTGCCGCGATCCTGCAGGCCGAGGGCACGAAGCAGTCCCAGATCCTCGAGGCCGAGGGACAGCGGCAGGCCGCCATCCTCGCGGCCGAGGGCGATGCGAAGGCCCAGGTCCTCCGGGCCGAGGGTGAAGCCTCCGCCATCGCGACCGTGTTCGAGGCGATCCACACCGGCGACCCGGACAGCAAGCTGCTCTCGTACCAGTACCTGCAGATGCTCCCGAAGATCGCCGAGGGCAGCGCGAACAAGCTCTGGATGATCCCGAGCGAGTTCACCGAAGCGCTCTCCGGCATCGCGAAGGGCTTCTCGGGCGGACGGACCGGCAGCGGACCCGTCGGCGGCGGGACCGGTGGCGACTTCCTCTCGAAGATCTCGAAGCTCGCGAACGAGAGCCTGGCGAACACCGTTTCAGCGGATGCGGCCGCGGCTTCGGCCCCGCGTGCCGACGCCACCGCGGCGGACATCGTCCCCGAGTCCGAGCTCGACCAGCGTCTGGCCGAGTCGAACCGCAGCGTCGACGCGCACCTCGCGGCGGCCGACGACGAGACCGAGCAGCAGCTCGGTGGCGGCGCATCGGCGACGCCCGACGCGACGAAGGCCGAGGACGCCACGAAGCCCGACGACGCATCTGGCCACCGGTTCACCGACGGCTCCGGTCGCCGGTAG
- a CDS encoding RNA polymerase-binding protein RbpA has translation MADRSLRGMRLGSQSLQSEEGVELSDRKRAVYQTESGETFDIVFSADADVPQTWSEPRSGREGRLLGDDGIPVEVAAEDVKAPRTHWDMLLERRSREELEELLQERLQFLRARRGA, from the coding sequence ATGGCTGATCGGAGTCTCCGCGGCATGCGGCTCGGGAGTCAGAGTCTCCAGAGCGAGGAGGGCGTCGAGCTCTCCGACCGCAAGCGCGCGGTCTACCAGACCGAATCGGGGGAGACGTTCGACATCGTCTTCTCCGCTGATGCAGACGTCCCCCAGACCTGGTCGGAGCCCCGCTCCGGTCGTGAAGGTCGCCTGCTCGGCGACGACGGCATCCCCGTCGAGGTCGCCGCAGAGGACGTGAAGGCACCCAGGACCCACTGGGACATGTTGCTCGAACGGCGCTCACGTGAAGAGCTCGAGGAACTCCTGCAGGAACGCCTGCAGTTCCTGCGAGCCCGCCGCGGCGCCTGA
- the lnt gene encoding apolipoprotein N-acyltransferase, with protein sequence MRVPETDVRPRDAGSTPRRLLPDETPPIRAVSRPPGGVSRPGRNPFAALPLAQAFPLAVIGGVLFALSFPSPGWWFLAYPALACMLLAAMGQRVRRAAWLGYVAGAAFYIPAISWAGRYLGPVPWFALALFEAVFFALGSVAIALAYRWVTRVLPSTAGRVWGLPAVVAALWTGREWFSGSWPYGGFAWGRVGLSQSESPFAHLAAYVGVLGVTFVVVYCTAVVLSLALVVPRGPGVVLRLPMRVATAGLLVAAVLAVPAWPTATDGSIRIESVQGNGPAGYFDRATPGEVLNAQVAATDVDAKGVDLVVWPEGSAEFDPRQQPVIASALDSVVDAVGAPIVAGAITQTPSGVLHNTSFVWTANGWQSSYDKKRPVPFGEYVPDRWFFSKIAPSLIGLLQRDYTPGTKPNVLSVAGVKAGIAICFDIVDDGLTRDMARGGAQVILAQTNNADFSGTDENLQQLEIARMRAIETGRSLVNISTVGASQVIDPSGRTIDRVPEYTATSMITDVPLGTSTTPATVASGLVALLLSLGGLLTLLACAPWSRSARTARASSLSSARS encoded by the coding sequence GTGCGCGTCCCCGAGACCGACGTGCGTCCGCGTGACGCCGGCTCCACCCCGAGACGCCTCCTCCCCGACGAGACGCCGCCGATCCGCGCGGTGTCCCGCCCGCCGGGCGGTGTCTCGCGGCCGGGACGGAACCCGTTCGCCGCCCTCCCGCTCGCGCAGGCCTTCCCGCTCGCGGTGATCGGCGGCGTGCTGTTCGCCCTGTCGTTCCCGTCGCCTGGTTGGTGGTTCCTCGCCTACCCCGCGCTCGCCTGCATGCTGCTCGCGGCGATGGGGCAGCGCGTGCGGCGCGCAGCGTGGCTCGGGTACGTCGCCGGTGCGGCGTTCTACATCCCGGCGATCTCCTGGGCCGGTCGCTACCTCGGGCCGGTCCCGTGGTTCGCCCTCGCGCTCTTCGAAGCCGTGTTCTTCGCACTCGGCAGCGTCGCGATCGCGCTCGCGTACCGATGGGTGACGCGGGTGCTGCCCTCGACGGCCGGACGCGTGTGGGGCCTCCCGGCGGTCGTGGCCGCACTGTGGACCGGACGCGAGTGGTTCTCCGGCAGTTGGCCCTACGGCGGGTTCGCCTGGGGTCGGGTCGGGCTGTCGCAGTCCGAGAGTCCGTTCGCGCACCTCGCCGCGTACGTCGGTGTCCTCGGGGTGACCTTCGTCGTCGTGTACTGCACCGCGGTCGTGCTGTCCCTCGCGCTCGTCGTGCCCCGCGGCCCCGGGGTCGTCCTCCGGCTGCCGATGCGGGTCGCGACCGCCGGGCTCCTCGTCGCCGCGGTGCTCGCCGTGCCCGCGTGGCCGACCGCCACCGACGGCTCGATCCGCATCGAGTCGGTGCAGGGCAACGGCCCGGCCGGGTACTTCGACCGGGCGACGCCGGGCGAGGTGCTGAACGCCCAGGTCGCCGCGACCGACGTCGACGCGAAGGGTGTCGACCTGGTGGTGTGGCCCGAGGGCTCGGCGGAGTTCGACCCCCGTCAGCAGCCCGTCATCGCGTCGGCCCTGGACTCGGTCGTCGACGCCGTCGGAGCCCCCATCGTCGCCGGCGCCATCACGCAGACCCCGTCGGGCGTGCTCCACAACACGTCGTTCGTCTGGACGGCGAACGGATGGCAGTCGTCCTACGACAAGAAGCGTCCCGTGCCGTTCGGCGAGTACGTGCCGGACCGCTGGTTCTTCTCGAAGATCGCACCGTCGCTCATCGGACTGCTCCAGCGCGACTACACGCCCGGCACCAAACCGAACGTGTTGTCCGTCGCCGGGGTGAAGGCCGGCATCGCGATCTGCTTCGACATCGTCGACGACGGGTTGACCAGGGACATGGCCCGTGGGGGAGCGCAGGTGATCCTCGCGCAGACGAACAACGCCGACTTCTCCGGCACCGACGAGAACCTGCAGCAGCTCGAGATCGCCCGGATGCGCGCGATCGAGACCGGGCGCTCCCTCGTGAACATCTCGACCGTCGGGGCCTCGCAGGTCATCGACCCGAGCGGTCGCACCATCGACCGGGTGCCGGAGTACACCGCGACCTCGATGATCACCGACGTCCCGCTCGGGACGAGCACCACGCCGGCCACGGTCGCGTCCGGCCTGGTCGCGCTCCTGCTCTCGCTCGGCGGGCTGCTCACCCTGCTCGCCTGCGCACCGTGGTCCCGCTCGGCGCGAACCGCTCGGGCTTCCTCTCTCAGTAGCGCCCGTTCCTGA
- a CDS encoding DEAD/DEAH box helicase: MTSVPSPAERFAAAKARNRSRNLELFRTDLRFDLDPFQLAACDSLDQGRSVLVAAPTGAGKTIVAEFAIWLAMRQPTAKVFYTTPMKALSNQKYSELVSVYGESEVGLLTGDTNVNPRARVVVMTTEVLRNMIYADSDLLDDLAWVVLDEVHYLADRFRGAVWEEVILHLPTEVRLVSLSATVSNAEEFGDWLQTVRGDTDVIVSEDRPVPLEQHVLVGSKMVDLFDSSGAAATNRVNPELLRLVGGASRSERNGGGHRGSRGRGGYHDRRGPRTEKLHRERIAHMLDERMLLPAIFFVFSRNGCDQGVRNVLRSGLSLTTVQERNEIRETAEYHCRTLLDEDLAVLGYWEWLEGLERGVAAHHAGLLPAFKEVVEDLFQRKLLKVVFATETLALGVNMPARTVVLEKLEKFNGEARVPITPGEYTQLTGRAGRRGIDIEGHSVIQWSDGLDPQAVASLASRRTYPLNSSFKPTYNMAVNLIDQFGRQRTREVLETSFAQFQADRSVVDLARKVRSQQESLDGYQQAMQCHLGDFTEYAALRRELSDLERTSVPGGREASHGARAERQAAITEVRRQMQRHPCHACPDREAHARWSERWYKLKRANDKLVQQIRSRTGAVATTFDRVTDVLLQLGYLVDTGNGEATVAAGGRRLQRIYGERDLLVAECLEAGVWKDLTPAQLAAMAATIVYQPRREDAPGTEHALPRGAFRPALDETLNIWSRLDDIEREARLAGSQPPTPAAAVGMFRWASGSALDDVLRTLDLPAGDFVRWSKQVIDLLDQLRNAGDDDLAQTARRATDAVRRGIVAYAAV, translated from the coding sequence GTGACCTCAGTACCCAGCCCTGCCGAGCGGTTCGCCGCGGCGAAGGCGCGCAACCGTTCCCGCAACCTCGAGTTGTTCCGGACGGACCTGCGCTTCGACCTCGACCCGTTCCAGCTCGCCGCGTGCGACTCGCTCGACCAGGGGCGCAGCGTGCTCGTCGCCGCCCCGACCGGTGCCGGCAAGACGATCGTGGCGGAGTTCGCGATCTGGCTGGCGATGCGGCAGCCGACGGCGAAGGTGTTCTACACGACGCCGATGAAGGCCCTGAGCAACCAGAAGTACTCCGAGCTCGTGAGCGTCTACGGCGAGTCCGAGGTCGGCCTGCTCACGGGCGACACGAACGTGAACCCGCGGGCCCGGGTGGTCGTGATGACCACCGAGGTGCTCCGCAACATGATCTACGCGGACTCCGACCTGCTCGACGACCTCGCGTGGGTGGTCCTCGACGAGGTCCACTACCTCGCCGACCGGTTCCGCGGGGCGGTGTGGGAAGAGGTGATCCTGCACCTCCCGACCGAGGTCCGTCTGGTGTCCCTGAGTGCCACGGTGTCGAACGCCGAGGAGTTCGGCGACTGGCTGCAGACGGTCCGCGGCGACACCGACGTCATCGTCTCCGAGGACCGTCCGGTGCCGCTCGAGCAGCACGTGCTCGTCGGCTCGAAGATGGTCGACCTCTTCGACTCCAGTGGTGCGGCGGCGACGAACCGTGTGAACCCGGAGCTGCTGCGGCTCGTCGGTGGTGCCTCGCGCAGCGAACGGAACGGCGGCGGACACCGCGGCAGCCGGGGTCGCGGCGGGTACCACGACCGTCGCGGACCCCGCACCGAGAAGCTGCACCGCGAGCGGATCGCGCACATGCTCGACGAGCGGATGCTGCTGCCGGCCATCTTCTTCGTGTTCAGCCGCAACGGCTGCGACCAGGGCGTCCGCAACGTGCTCCGCTCCGGCCTGTCGCTGACGACCGTGCAGGAGCGCAACGAGATCCGCGAGACGGCGGAGTACCACTGCCGCACCCTCCTCGACGAGGACCTCGCCGTCCTCGGGTACTGGGAGTGGCTCGAAGGACTCGAACGGGGCGTCGCCGCGCACCACGCCGGTCTGCTGCCCGCCTTCAAGGAAGTCGTCGAGGACCTCTTCCAGCGCAAGCTCCTCAAGGTCGTGTTCGCGACGGAGACCCTGGCGCTCGGCGTGAACATGCCGGCGCGCACGGTGGTGCTCGAGAAGCTGGAGAAGTTCAACGGCGAGGCCCGCGTGCCGATCACGCCGGGGGAGTACACGCAGCTCACCGGTCGTGCCGGCCGTCGCGGCATCGACATCGAGGGCCACTCGGTGATCCAGTGGTCGGACGGGCTCGACCCGCAGGCGGTGGCGTCGCTCGCCAGTCGTCGCACCTACCCGCTGAACTCCTCGTTCAAGCCGACCTACAACATGGCCGTGAACCTCATCGACCAGTTCGGGCGGCAGCGGACGCGCGAAGTCCTCGAGACCTCGTTCGCGCAGTTCCAGGCAGACCGTTCCGTCGTCGACCTCGCGCGGAAGGTCCGGTCGCAGCAGGAGTCCCTCGACGGCTACCAGCAGGCGATGCAGTGCCACCTCGGCGACTTCACCGAGTACGCCGCGCTCCGCCGTGAGCTCTCCGACCTCGAACGGACGAGCGTCCCCGGTGGTCGCGAGGCCTCGCACGGTGCCCGCGCCGAACGGCAGGCGGCCATCACCGAGGTCCGGCGCCAGATGCAGCGCCACCCCTGCCACGCCTGCCCCGACCGTGAAGCGCACGCGCGCTGGTCGGAGCGCTGGTACAAGCTCAAGCGCGCCAACGACAAGCTCGTGCAGCAGATCCGCTCCCGCACGGGTGCCGTCGCGACGACCTTCGACCGGGTCACGGACGTGCTGCTCCAGCTCGGCTACCTCGTGGACACCGGCAACGGCGAAGCGACGGTCGCCGCGGGTGGTCGACGCCTGCAGCGCATCTACGGCGAGCGGGACCTGCTCGTCGCCGAGTGCCTCGAGGCCGGCGTCTGGAAGGACCTCACACCCGCGCAGCTCGCGGCGATGGCCGCCACGATCGTGTACCAGCCCCGACGCGAGGACGCTCCGGGGACCGAGCACGCCCTGCCCCGCGGCGCCTTCCGGCCCGCGCTCGACGAGACCCTGAACATCTGGTCCCGCCTCGACGACATCGAGCGCGAGGCGCGGCTCGCCGGCTCGCAGCCGCCCACCCCGGCGGCCGCGGTGGGCATGTTCCGGTGGGCGTCCGGCTCCGCGCTCGACGACGTCCTCCGGACGCTCGACCTGCCCGCTGGCGACTTCGTGCGCTGGTCGAAGCAGGTCATCGACCTGCTCGACCAGCTCCGGAACGCCGGCGACGACGACCTCGCCCAGACCGCCCGCCGGGCAACGGACGCGGTTCGCCGCGGCATCGTCGCCTACGCGGCGGTCTGA
- the tatC gene encoding twin-arginine translocase subunit TatC — translation MSLGQHLIELRNRLFRAVIAVAICAVGGWFITPFVLDSLRSPVAELAKVGGHTAELNFPMITGAFDLKLQIAITIGVIISSPVWLYQIWAFIVPALVRREKQYVFGFLGTAIPLFFAGCYFGWYILPHVVGILGSFVSSQDTSIVDAKAYYDFVIKLIVAVGIAFVLPVFLVLLNFVGVLSASSIIKSWRIAILCILVFCAIVTPSADVISMFLLAVPMIVLYIAACAVTWLHDRRLAKRQAKLDEEYGL, via the coding sequence ATGTCGCTCGGGCAGCACCTCATCGAGCTGCGCAACCGCCTGTTCCGGGCCGTCATCGCGGTGGCGATCTGCGCGGTCGGCGGGTGGTTCATCACCCCGTTCGTGCTCGATTCGCTGCGATCCCCGGTGGCCGAACTCGCGAAGGTCGGCGGGCACACGGCCGAACTGAACTTCCCGATGATCACGGGGGCGTTCGACCTCAAGCTGCAGATCGCGATCACGATCGGCGTCATCATCTCGAGCCCGGTGTGGCTGTACCAGATCTGGGCGTTCATCGTGCCGGCGCTGGTGCGGCGCGAGAAGCAGTACGTGTTCGGGTTCCTCGGCACCGCGATCCCGCTGTTCTTCGCCGGCTGCTACTTCGGCTGGTACATCCTGCCGCACGTGGTCGGCATCCTCGGCAGCTTCGTGTCGAGTCAGGACACCTCGATCGTCGATGCGAAGGCGTACTACGACTTCGTCATCAAGCTCATCGTCGCGGTCGGCATCGCGTTCGTGCTGCCGGTGTTCCTCGTGCTGCTCAACTTCGTCGGCGTGCTGTCGGCGTCGTCGATCATCAAGTCGTGGCGCATCGCGATCCTCTGCATCCTGGTGTTCTGCGCGATCGTCACGCCGAGCGCCGACGTCATCTCGATGTTCCTGCTCGCCGTGCCGATGATCGTGCTCTACATCGCCGCGTGTGCAGTGACGTGGCTGCACGACCGGCGGCTGGCGAAGCGCCAGGCGAAACTCGACGAAGAGTACGGCCTGTGA
- a CDS encoding WYL domain-containing protein translates to MAEQQPLQAQDKLAFLLALVPYLIDRERVSVAEAARHFGVPEARIRRAVELIAVSGVPGETMQYQHGDLFDIAWDDFDQNDMIVLTNLVAIDDSPRLSAREASALIAGLQYLSALPEAADRDAIRALMAKLSRGAGGAAANVAVGQDLHDVALATIRRAMSDGRGLAFEYAGPRTQGGPRRVDPLRVESIDTDWYLRAWDLDRQALRTFRLDRMSGVRVDDRPVEKSIDDVVIPDTLFQQAASDVIVTVELDSSSLPLVADFLADTADAPDGVGRVRIRLAASNGFDGVVRLVAGLPGRAVVIDPPAARAAVRDFAAAALAAG, encoded by the coding sequence GTGGCTGAGCAGCAACCGCTCCAGGCGCAGGACAAGCTCGCGTTCCTGCTCGCCCTCGTGCCCTACCTCATCGACCGCGAACGTGTCTCCGTGGCCGAGGCCGCCCGGCACTTCGGCGTGCCCGAGGCCCGGATCCGCCGCGCCGTCGAGCTCATCGCGGTGTCGGGCGTACCCGGCGAGACCATGCAGTACCAGCACGGCGACCTGTTCGACATCGCCTGGGACGACTTCGACCAGAACGACATGATCGTCCTGACGAACCTCGTCGCGATCGACGACTCCCCGCGGCTCTCCGCCCGCGAGGCCTCGGCGCTCATCGCCGGCCTGCAGTACCTGTCGGCGCTGCCCGAGGCCGCTGACCGCGACGCCATCCGCGCGCTCATGGCGAAGCTGTCCCGCGGAGCCGGGGGAGCGGCAGCGAACGTCGCCGTCGGCCAGGACCTCCACGACGTCGCCCTCGCGACGATCCGCCGGGCCATGTCCGACGGGCGGGGTCTCGCGTTCGAGTACGCCGGCCCCCGGACCCAGGGCGGTCCGCGCCGTGTCGACCCGCTCCGCGTGGAGTCGATCGACACCGACTGGTACCTGCGCGCCTGGGACCTCGACCGCCAGGCGCTCCGCACGTTCCGGCTCGACCGGATGTCCGGCGTCCGGGTCGACGACCGCCCGGTGGAGAAGTCCATCGACGACGTCGTGATCCCGGACACCCTGTTCCAGCAGGCCGCGTCGGACGTCATCGTCACGGTCGAGCTCGACTCGTCCTCGTTGCCCCTCGTCGCCGACTTCCTGGCGGACACCGCCGACGCGCCCGACGGGGTCGGCCGCGTGCGCATCCGGCTCGCGGCGTCGAACGGGTTCGACGGTGTCGTGCGGCTCGTCGCCGGCCTGCCGGGGCGCGCCGTCGTGATCGACCCGCCGGCCGCGCGTGCCGCGGTCCGCGACTTCGCCGCCGCTGCCCTCGCCGCCGGCTGA
- a CDS encoding WYL domain-containing protein: MPATRVPRVPAEERLFSLVLALLSTESGLTKSEILANVQGYRQRFSTGGDNASLERQFERDKDDVRELGIPLETIETPGAAGNNQTLRYRIPKGEYDLPDDVRFTPDESALLSLAAMAWREGALSADSRRGLLKVRSAGSEDDDGEGAGGGAGAIGAYAPRLRARDVAFEPLRSALDRGAAVRFDYITPGQHDARRREVAPVALVQHGGRWMLAAHEFSTGGTKNYLLSRIVGPVAQYEVGQHPAPAGAGERALAELDRIWAARTARIRVAPGSDAERRLARRRDTETDEAGVLVLHHVDPQILAEELAAFGPEVQVLEPADLRDRVTARLRALVADHSDDGDQRG; this comes from the coding sequence GTGCCAGCGACCCGTGTGCCCCGTGTGCCTGCCGAGGAACGGCTGTTCAGCCTGGTCCTCGCGCTGCTCTCCACGGAGTCCGGGCTGACCAAGTCCGAGATCCTCGCGAACGTGCAGGGCTACCGCCAGCGGTTCAGCACCGGCGGTGACAACGCCTCGCTCGAGCGGCAGTTCGAGCGCGACAAGGACGACGTCCGCGAACTCGGCATCCCGCTCGAGACGATCGAGACGCCCGGTGCCGCCGGCAACAACCAGACGCTCCGGTACCGGATCCCGAAGGGCGAGTACGACCTGCCCGACGACGTCCGGTTCACGCCGGACGAGTCCGCGCTGCTGTCGCTCGCGGCGATGGCCTGGCGTGAGGGCGCACTGTCCGCCGACTCCCGCCGCGGTCTGCTCAAGGTCCGCTCGGCCGGCTCCGAAGACGACGACGGCGAGGGTGCCGGTGGTGGTGCCGGCGCGATCGGCGCCTACGCCCCGCGACTCCGTGCCCGCGACGTCGCCTTCGAGCCGCTGCGCTCGGCACTCGACCGTGGTGCAGCCGTCCGGTTCGACTACATCACGCCCGGCCAGCACGACGCCCGTCGGCGCGAGGTCGCCCCGGTCGCGCTCGTGCAGCACGGCGGCCGGTGGATGCTCGCCGCCCACGAGTTCTCGACCGGCGGCACGAAGAACTACCTGCTGTCCCGGATCGTCGGGCCCGTCGCCCAGTACGAGGTCGGGCAGCACCCGGCCCCCGCGGGCGCCGGGGAGCGCGCGCTCGCCGAGCTCGACCGGATCTGGGCCGCCCGCACCGCACGGATCCGGGTCGCACCAGGATCCGACGCCGAACGGCGGCTCGCCCGACGCCGCGACACCGAGACGGACGAAGCCGGCGTGCTCGTCCTGCACCACGTCGACCCGCAGATCCTCGCCGAGGAACTCGCCGCGTTCGGGCCGGAGGTGCAGGTCCTCGAGCCCGCGGACCTCCGCGACCGCGTGACCGCGCGCCTCCGTGCGCTTGTCGCCGACCACAGCGACGACGGGGACCAGCGTGGCTGA
- a CDS encoding tRNA (adenine-N1)-methyltransferase, with protein sequence MTDALSDPTDALPHTVGGAPHTPPRGPFRAGDRVQLTGPKGKLTTLSLEVSGEYHTHRGVLRHDDVIGQPDGSVIRASTGDEYLALRPLLNDYVMSMPRGAAIVYPKDAAQIVAFADVFPGARVVEAGVGSGALSLFLLRAIGPTGRLQSFERREEFAAIARGNVGTFLGAVPDNWSVTVGDLVEELPDATKPQSVDRVVLDMLAPWECVDAAADALVPGGLIVCYVATVTQLSRTAEALRDTGRFTDPHSSETLVRTWHVEGLAVRPDHRMVGHTGFLVTARRLADGVVLPNLKRRAGKAEFSDEDVEAWTPGAVGERSASDKKLRKVARQAAAQARKVAAAEASGTDAAVEPDGPVAADGTADRDR encoded by the coding sequence ATGACCGACGCCCTGTCCGACCCCACCGACGCCCTGCCGCACACCGTCGGTGGCGCCCCGCACACGCCGCCGCGGGGGCCGTTCCGAGCGGGCGACCGCGTGCAGCTGACCGGCCCGAAGGGCAAGCTGACCACCCTGTCGCTCGAGGTCTCCGGCGAGTACCACACCCACCGCGGCGTGCTCCGGCACGACGACGTGATCGGCCAGCCGGACGGCTCCGTGATCCGGGCGAGCACCGGCGACGAGTACCTCGCGCTCCGCCCGCTCCTCAACGACTACGTCATGTCGATGCCCCGCGGCGCCGCCATCGTCTACCCGAAGGACGCGGCCCAGATCGTCGCCTTCGCGGACGTCTTCCCCGGAGCCCGCGTGGTCGAAGCCGGTGTCGGCTCGGGTGCGCTCTCGCTGTTCCTGCTCCGTGCGATCGGCCCGACCGGCCGCCTGCAGTCGTTCGAGCGCCGCGAGGAGTTCGCCGCCATCGCGCGCGGCAACGTCGGCACCTTCCTCGGCGCCGTCCCGGACAACTGGTCCGTGACGGTCGGCGACCTCGTCGAGGAACTGCCGGACGCCACCAAGCCGCAGAGCGTCGACCGCGTCGTACTCGACATGCTCGCCCCGTGGGAGTGCGTCGACGCCGCGGCGGACGCCCTCGTGCCGGGCGGGCTCATCGTCTGCTACGTCGCGACGGTCACGCAGCTGTCCCGCACGGCCGAGGCGCTCCGGGACACCGGCCGCTTCACCGACCCGCACTCGAGCGAGACCCTGGTGCGGACCTGGCACGTCGAGGGGCTCGCGGTCCGCCCTGACCACCGGATGGTCGGGCACACCGGGTTCCTCGTCACGGCACGCCGGCTCGCCGACGGCGTCGTGCTCCCCAACCTGAAGCGTCGCGCAGGCAAGGCGGAGTTCTCCGACGAGGACGTCGAGGCATGGACCCCCGGCGCCGTCGGTGAGCGTTCCGCCAGTGACAAGAAGCTCCGCAAGGTCGCGCGCCAGGCGGCCGCGCAGGCCCGGAAGGTCGCCGCCGCCGAGGCGTCGGGGACGGACGCCGCGGTGGAGCCGGACGGTCCCGTCGCCGCGGACGGGACTGCTGACCGTGACCGCTAG
- a CDS encoding HAD family phosphatase: MTAHPSALVPPAAVLWDMDGTIIDTEPIWQQSQVELTERYGVVWTHEDGLALVGSGLERSGEILRDKGVDMEVEEIIQWMTEYVMVRLRDAELPWRPGARELIEELHARGIPTALVTMSRRKMALVAAEALGERGFRTVVAGDDVERPKPFPDAYLAAAAQLGVEATACVAIEDSATGVASAVASGAVTVAVEHIVPLSDITGGDVHLTTLADVDVDRLIELTGPALAARTQEVAR; this comes from the coding sequence GTGACCGCGCATCCCTCCGCCCTCGTCCCGCCCGCAGCCGTGCTGTGGGACATGGACGGCACGATCATCGACACCGAGCCGATCTGGCAGCAGTCCCAGGTCGAACTGACGGAGCGCTACGGCGTCGTCTGGACGCACGAGGACGGTCTGGCGCTCGTCGGCAGCGGCCTCGAGCGGTCGGGGGAGATCCTCCGCGACAAGGGCGTCGACATGGAGGTCGAGGAGATCATCCAGTGGATGACCGAGTACGTCATGGTGCGACTCCGTGACGCCGAGCTGCCCTGGCGTCCGGGTGCGCGTGAACTCATCGAGGAACTGCACGCCCGCGGCATCCCCACCGCCCTCGTGACGATGTCCCGGCGCAAGATGGCGCTCGTCGCCGCCGAGGCCCTGGGCGAGCGCGGCTTCCGGACCGTGGTCGCCGGTGACGACGTCGAGCGCCCGAAGCCGTTCCCCGACGCCTACCTCGCCGCGGCCGCGCAGCTCGGGGTCGAGGCGACCGCGTGCGTCGCGATCGAGGACTCCGCGACCGGGGTGGCCTCCGCCGTCGCCTCCGGTGCCGTCACGGTCGCCGTCGAGCACATCGTGCCGCTGTCGGACATCACGGGCGGCGACGTGCACCTGACCACCCTCGCCGACGTCGACGTCGACCGTCTCATCGAGCTGACCGGCCCGGCCCTCGCGGCCCGCACCCAGGAGGTCGCACGATGA